One window from the genome of Nicotiana sylvestris chromosome 9, ASM39365v2, whole genome shotgun sequence encodes:
- the LOC104213533 gene encoding uncharacterized protein, translating into METHCNFWLPKKKRFCANTLLKDSQFCGNHTQRSNGQWIPCPIHPSHSVLEENLQSHLKRCPFYKQAQSLLLQPYYQEGINAGKEQQGDQNFSSEMKRNAVHSMTPFQFSLLINKIKSLHASLCNDIRDSFKIPQACDIWTNRQVDRTLPFQEKHVMQQASILGNLEEFGVLKVKLETSVDDDDGVPAVVEFGAGRGYLTQVLTDCYGIDKILLVERKSYKLKADRSLRQKESVTLERLRIDIEDLKLDAVESLQGVPYLAIGKHLCGPATDMTLRCCIREQCDDSPSESTCPMIGLAIATCCHHLCQWKHYINKQYMLNSGISKDDFNAMTWFTSWAVDADHGSDLSGTDWSFDLQIRENEHVESDLNTYEVKDMVKNMKAVDRAVVGLMCKDIIDVGRFMWLKEHGLECELVKYVQSNISPENRLLVARQKS; encoded by the exons ATGGAAACACACTGCAATTTCTGGCTTCCGAAGAAGAAGAGATTTTGCGCAAACACCCTTCTCAAAGATTCACA GTTTTGCGGAAACCACACCCAAAGATCTAATGGACAATGGATTCCTTGCCCTATCCACCCTTCTCA CTCTGTGCTGGAAGAGAATCTCCAAAGTCACCTTAAGCGATGCCCATTTTACAAACAAGCTCAATCTTTATTACTTCAGCCTTATTACCAAGAAGGGATCAATGCTGGTAAAGAACAACAAGGGGACCAGAATTTTAGTTCAGAGATGAAGAGAAATGCTGTTCATTCAATGACCCCTTTTCAATTCTCCCTTTTGATTAATAAAATCAAGTCTCTTCATGCTTCTCTATGTAATGACATCCGTGATTCTTTCAAGATTCCACAAGCGTGTGACATTTGGACTAATCGACAAGTGGACCG GACTTTACCTTTTCAAGAAAAACATGTAATGCAGCAAGCCTCAATTCTTGGGAATCTAGAAGAATTTGGGGTTCTTAAAGTTAAGTTAGAAACATCAGTGGATGATGATGATGGTGTTCCTGCAGTTGTTGAGTTTGGAGCAGGGAGAGGGTACTTGACGCAAGTTCTGACCGACTGTTATGGAATTGACAAGATTTTATTGGTCGAACGCAAATCATACAAGCTCAAG GCTGATCGGAGTCTGCGACAGAAAGAGAGTGTTACACTAGAGCGGTTGAGAATTGACA TTGAGGACCTAAAATTGGATGCTGTTGAGAGCTTACAAGGAGTTCCTTATCTGGCAATTGGTAAACATCTTTGTGGGCCTGCTACAG ATATGACTTTAAGATGTTGTATCAGGGAACAGTGTGATGATTCTCCTTCTGAATCGACTTGCCCCATGATTGGCCTAGCTATAGCTACATGTTGTCATCATCTTTGTCAGTGGAAGCATTACATAA ATAAGCAATATATGTTGAATTCGGGAATCAGCAAGGATGATTTCAATGCCATGACATGGTTTACCAGCTGGGCCGTCGATGCAGATCATGGGTCAGACCTCAGTGGCACTGATTGGTCTTTTGATCTACAGATCAG GGAAAATGAGCATGTAGAATCAGATCTAAATACATATGAAGTCAAAGACATGGTGAAGAATATGAAGGCTGTGGATAGAGCCGTTGTAGGGTTGATGTGTAAGGATATTATAGATGTTGGGAGGTTTATGTGGCTCAAGGAACATGGACTTGAATGTGAGCTTGTCAAGTATGTTCAGTCAAATATCTCTCCAGAAAACCGTTTGTTGGTTGCGAGGCAGAAAAGCTGA